One region of Bradyrhizobium betae genomic DNA includes:
- a CDS encoding alpha/beta fold hydrolase translates to MFSFVPGSRTSGARSIAAIFASILTILIICSGRSALAAVEPFPADFRIERVSVNGVTLHVRVGGKGPAVVLLHGFADTGDMWAPLAKALYKDHTVIVPDLRGMGLSSQSAGGYDKKNQGVDIAMLMDKLNVQKADLVTHDIGNMVGYALAAQYSDRITKWVVIDAPLPGIGPWDEILKSPMLWHFNFRGPDVDRLVKGRERIYLDRFYNELSADPKAIDEATRNHYAKLYARPGNMHYAFEQFAAFGKDAADNKVFAGTKLNMPILALGAEKSFGDQQAAIMRDVGTRVDGGIITGSGHWIMEEQPAQTVSKVRAFLDGK, encoded by the coding sequence ATGTTCAGTTTCGTCCCGGGCAGCCGGACCTCCGGCGCGCGGTCCATCGCGGCCATTTTCGCCTCCATCCTCACCATCCTGATCATCTGTAGCGGCCGATCCGCGCTTGCGGCGGTCGAGCCCTTTCCCGCGGATTTCAGAATCGAGCGTGTCTCGGTCAACGGCGTCACCCTGCATGTCCGCGTTGGCGGAAAGGGACCTGCGGTCGTGCTCCTGCATGGATTTGCCGACACCGGCGACATGTGGGCGCCGCTCGCCAAGGCGCTCTACAAGGACCACACCGTGATCGTTCCGGACCTGCGCGGGATGGGGCTGTCGTCGCAATCCGCAGGCGGCTACGACAAGAAAAACCAGGGCGTCGACATCGCCATGCTCATGGACAAGCTCAATGTCCAGAAGGCCGATCTGGTGACTCACGACATCGGCAACATGGTTGGCTATGCGCTGGCGGCGCAATATTCCGATCGCATCACCAAATGGGTCGTCATCGACGCGCCGCTGCCGGGTATCGGTCCCTGGGACGAAATCCTGAAAAGCCCCATGCTGTGGCACTTCAATTTCCGCGGGCCCGACGTCGATCGCCTCGTCAAGGGCCGCGAGCGCATCTATCTCGACCGGTTCTACAACGAGCTGTCGGCTGATCCCAAGGCCATCGACGAAGCGACGCGCAACCATTATGCGAAGCTCTACGCCCGGCCCGGCAACATGCACTACGCCTTCGAGCAGTTCGCCGCGTTCGGCAAGGACGCCGCCGACAACAAGGTTTTTGCCGGGACCAAGCTGAACATGCCGATCCTTGCTCTTGGCGCCGAAAAGTCCTTTGGCGATCAGCAAGCTGCGATCATGCGCGACGTCGGCACCAGGGTCGACGGCGGCATCATCACCGGCTCCGGACATTGGATCATGGAAGAGCAGCCGGCGCAGACCGTGAGCAAGGTGCGCGCTTTCCTCGACGGGAAATGA
- a CDS encoding acyl-CoA dehydrogenase family protein yields MDFQHSARSLELQQRVRQFMRTHVEPVEELYYEQVKPEATRYRTPQVLQDLKRLAREQGLWNLFLSGEHGPGLTNLEYAPVKEIMGRILWAPEVFNCSAPDVGNMEVLANYGTPAQQERWLKPLLEGRIRSGFSMTEPQVASSDATNIQCKIKRDGDSYVINGRKWFTSGAMNEDCEILIVMGKTAPDDPDRHRQQSMILVPKNTPGVRIVRDMLTYGYDDAPVGHPEIVYENVRVPAENILLGEGRGFEIAQGRLGPGRIHHCMRLIGCAQRALELMCQRAVSRVAFGKPLAEQGSVKEDIAHSFCEIAQARLLTLQAADRMDREGNKAARDLIAAAKIVVPSMAARVIDRAIQIHGAAGVSQDTFLARAYVYARFIGIGDGPDQVHLAAVGKELIKRGGVIA; encoded by the coding sequence ATGGACTTTCAACACTCCGCCCGTTCGCTGGAGCTTCAACAGCGCGTCCGCCAGTTCATGCGGACGCATGTCGAGCCGGTGGAGGAGCTCTATTACGAGCAGGTGAAGCCTGAGGCCACGCGTTACAGGACGCCGCAGGTCCTGCAGGACCTGAAGCGGCTGGCGCGCGAGCAGGGGCTCTGGAACCTGTTCCTCTCCGGCGAGCACGGTCCCGGGCTTACCAATCTCGAATATGCGCCGGTGAAAGAGATCATGGGCCGCATCCTCTGGGCGCCCGAGGTGTTCAACTGCTCGGCGCCGGACGTCGGCAACATGGAGGTGCTCGCCAATTACGGCACGCCGGCGCAGCAGGAGCGCTGGCTGAAGCCGCTGCTGGAGGGGCGCATCCGCTCCGGCTTCTCGATGACGGAGCCGCAGGTCGCCTCCAGCGATGCCACAAACATCCAGTGCAAGATCAAGCGCGACGGTGACAGCTACGTCATCAACGGACGCAAATGGTTCACCTCGGGTGCGATGAACGAGGATTGCGAGATCCTGATCGTGATGGGCAAGACCGCGCCCGACGATCCCGACCGTCATCGCCAGCAATCCATGATCCTGGTGCCCAAAAACACGCCGGGCGTGCGCATCGTCCGCGACATGCTCACCTACGGCTATGACGACGCGCCGGTCGGTCACCCCGAGATCGTCTACGAGAACGTCCGAGTGCCCGCTGAGAACATCCTGCTCGGCGAAGGCCGCGGCTTCGAGATCGCGCAGGGCAGGCTCGGGCCCGGCCGCATCCACCACTGCATGCGCCTGATCGGCTGCGCCCAGCGCGCGCTGGAATTGATGTGCCAGCGTGCGGTCTCCCGCGTCGCTTTCGGCAAGCCGCTCGCCGAGCAGGGCTCGGTCAAGGAGGACATTGCACATTCCTTCTGCGAGATCGCGCAGGCCCGTCTGCTCACGCTGCAAGCCGCCGACAGGATGGACCGCGAAGGCAACAAGGCCGCGCGCGACCTGATCGCCGCCGCCAAGATCGTGGTGCCCAGCATGGCCGCCCGCGTCATCGACCGCGCCATCCAGATCCACGGCGCCGCCGGCGTCTCGCAGGATACTTTCCTGGCCCGCGCCTATGTCTACGCCCGCTTCATCGGCATCGGCGACGGGCCGGATCAGGTGCATCTGGCCGCCGTGGGCAAGGAACTGATCAAGCGCGGCGGGGTGATCGCGTAG
- a CDS encoding ABC transporter substrate-binding protein, producing the protein MKAALALAAALAAACLSMPASAQKSYGPGVSDTEIKIGNTMPYSGPASPLGITGRVIAAYFDEVNEKGGVNGRKLNLMSLDDAFSPPKTMEAARRLVEGDGVAFIFATMGTAPSSAIAKYLNSNKVPQLFLISSASKWNDPANMPWSMALPWAPNYTSEAAIDVAYARTKNPNARFAVLYQNDDAGKEYLRGVKEALGADADKAIAMASSFEVTDPTVDSQVLTLASTKADVFMIYSVTPRACAQAIRKAHEVGWVATRFLASGCANKATVMVPAGLDAGKGVLSLGSLKPFVEHPKDDPAMSAYIDFVKKRLPNADINNVAALYGYTVAEALVVVLKQCKDNLTRENIMAQATNLKNVPLSLLLPGITLNTTPQDFRPIKDGYMLQFDGNDWVVASELLRGT; encoded by the coding sequence ATGAAAGCCGCTTTGGCCCTGGCCGCAGCGCTGGCTGCCGCCTGCTTGTCGATGCCCGCCTCCGCGCAGAAATCCTACGGTCCCGGCGTCAGCGACACCGAGATCAAGATCGGCAACACCATGCCCTATAGCGGCCCGGCGTCGCCGCTCGGCATCACCGGCCGAGTGATTGCTGCCTATTTCGACGAGGTCAACGAGAAGGGCGGGGTCAACGGCCGCAAGCTCAATCTCATGTCGCTCGACGACGCGTTCTCGCCGCCCAAGACCATGGAAGCCGCGCGGCGTCTGGTCGAGGGCGATGGCGTCGCCTTCATCTTCGCCACCATGGGCACCGCGCCGAGCTCGGCGATCGCGAAATATCTCAACAGCAACAAGGTGCCGCAGCTGTTCCTGATCAGCTCGGCCTCGAAATGGAACGACCCCGCCAACATGCCGTGGTCGATGGCGCTGCCTTGGGCGCCGAACTACACCAGCGAGGCCGCGATCGACGTCGCCTATGCCCGCACCAAGAACCCGAATGCGCGCTTCGCGGTGCTCTACCAGAACGACGACGCCGGCAAGGAATATCTTCGCGGCGTCAAGGAAGCGCTCGGCGCCGATGCCGACAAGGCGATCGCGATGGCCTCGAGCTTCGAGGTCACCGATCCCACCGTCGATTCCCAGGTGCTGACGCTGGCGAGCACCAAGGCCGATGTCTTCATGATCTACTCCGTGACGCCGCGCGCCTGCGCGCAGGCGATCCGGAAAGCTCATGAAGTCGGCTGGGTGGCGACGCGCTTCCTGGCAAGCGGCTGCGCCAACAAGGCGACCGTGATGGTGCCGGCCGGCCTCGATGCCGGCAAGGGCGTGCTGTCGCTCGGCTCGCTCAAGCCGTTCGTCGAGCACCCGAAGGACGATCCGGCGATGTCGGCCTATATCGACTTCGTCAAGAAGCGGCTGCCCAATGCCGACATCAACAACGTCGCCGCGCTCTACGGCTATACGGTGGCCGAGGCGCTGGTGGTGGTGCTGAAGCAGTGCAAGGACAATCTGACGCGCGAGAACATCATGGCGCAGGCGACGAACCTGAAGAACGTGCCGCTGTCGCTGCTGCTGCCGGGCATCACGCTCAACACCACGCCGCAGGATTTCCGCCCGATCAAGGACGGCTATATGCTGCAGTTCGACGGCAACGACTGGGTCGTGGCGAGCGAGCTGCTGCGGGGGACGTGA
- a CDS encoding HdeD family acid-resistance protein, which produces MTSASDTSHHSSLGSGIAALHAKWGWIVALGVVYLVAGFVALGSVVMATVASVIVVGAMMIVAGAAEIIGAFQLKSWGKFLIWALLGVLYVVAGFLTFENPVFAAVLLTLFLGASLIASGAVRLFLAFSMKRESPWVWVALSAVITLLLGLLILARWPVNSVYILGLFLGIDLIMAGAGWISLGFSLKQRH; this is translated from the coding sequence ATGACCAGTGCTTCGGATACATCTCATCATTCAAGCCTCGGCTCCGGCATCGCGGCGCTGCATGCCAAATGGGGCTGGATCGTCGCGCTCGGTGTGGTCTATCTCGTCGCCGGCTTCGTCGCGCTCGGCAGCGTGGTGATGGCGACGGTGGCGAGCGTGATCGTGGTCGGCGCCATGATGATCGTCGCCGGCGCGGCCGAGATCATCGGCGCGTTCCAGTTGAAGAGCTGGGGCAAGTTCCTGATCTGGGCGTTGCTCGGCGTGCTCTATGTCGTCGCGGGCTTCCTGACCTTCGAGAACCCGGTATTCGCGGCAGTGCTGCTGACGCTGTTCCTCGGCGCGTCGCTGATCGCCTCGGGCGCGGTGCGGCTGTTTCTCGCCTTCAGCATGAAGCGCGAAAGTCCGTGGGTCTGGGTGGCGCTGTCCGCCGTCATCACGCTGCTGCTCGGTCTGTTGATCCTGGCGCGCTGGCCGGTGAACAGCGTCTACATCCTCGGCCTGTTCCTCGGCATCGACCTGATCATGGCCGGCGCGGGCTGGATCAGTCTCGGCTTCAGCCTGAAGCAGCGCCACTAG
- a CDS encoding alpha/beta fold hydrolase produces MQPKIVTTDVLEIAYLDYGAPDGWPCIMGHGFPYDVNAYAEAAPIIAAAGARVLVPWLRGYGPTRFRYAETLRSGEQAALGADLLAFMDALDIERAVVGGYDWGGRAACVVSVLYPERVIGLVSGNSYNIQNIARAMEPASPPEEAALWYQYLFHNERGRRALERNRRGFARQLWSMWSPTWAFDDATFETSAASFDNPDFVDVVIHSYRHRYALVAGDPAYAAIEAKLAGQPPVRVPTIAIDGDSDGVNPGTAHHARKFEGFFERRVFAGAGHNLPQERPAEWAQAVLDVREAAERG; encoded by the coding sequence ATGCAGCCGAAAATCGTCACCACCGATGTGCTGGAGATCGCCTATCTCGACTACGGCGCGCCCGATGGCTGGCCCTGCATCATGGGCCATGGTTTTCCCTATGACGTGAACGCCTATGCCGAGGCCGCGCCGATCATTGCAGCGGCAGGCGCGCGGGTGCTGGTGCCCTGGCTGCGCGGCTACGGGCCGACGCGATTTCGCTACGCCGAGACCTTGCGCTCCGGCGAGCAGGCGGCGCTGGGTGCCGATCTGCTCGCGTTCATGGACGCGCTCGACATCGAACGCGCGGTCGTCGGCGGTTATGACTGGGGTGGGCGCGCGGCCTGCGTCGTCTCGGTGCTGTATCCCGAGCGCGTGATCGGGCTCGTCTCCGGCAATTCCTATAACATCCAGAACATCGCCCGCGCGATGGAGCCGGCTTCGCCGCCGGAGGAAGCGGCGCTCTGGTATCAATATCTCTTCCACAACGAGCGCGGCCGCCGCGCGCTGGAGCGGAACCGCCGCGGCTTTGCGCGCCAGCTCTGGTCAATGTGGTCACCGACCTGGGCGTTCGACGACGCGACCTTCGAGACAAGCGCGGCGTCGTTCGACAACCCCGATTTCGTCGACGTCGTCATCCATTCCTATCGCCATCGCTACGCGCTGGTCGCGGGCGATCCCGCCTATGCCGCGATCGAGGCGAAGCTTGCAGGCCAGCCGCCGGTGCGCGTGCCGACCATTGCGATCGACGGCGACAGCGACGGCGTCAATCCCGGCACCGCCCATCATGCGAGGAAGTTCGAGGGATTTTTCGAGCGGCGCGTATTCGCCGGGGCCGGCCACAATCTGCCGCAGGAACGCCCCGCCGAATGGGCGCAGGCGGTGCTCGATGTGCGCGAGGCGGCGGAGCGCGGCTGA
- a CDS encoding DUF3291 domain-containing protein has translation MVYVSMTGFRPRGIAQLPVFWWRTIRSFTQAQRAPGNLVAAGRLVDGVYHTMTVWSDLASMRAFVASGAHLKAMKNFRQLGSGRTHGFACDEIPEWSTVYDLWRRDGRDI, from the coding sequence ATGGTCTATGTCTCCATGACCGGCTTTCGTCCCCGGGGCATCGCGCAATTGCCGGTGTTCTGGTGGCGGACGATCCGGTCATTCACACAGGCGCAACGCGCACCCGGCAATCTTGTGGCCGCGGGCCGGCTCGTCGACGGGGTCTATCATACCATGACGGTGTGGTCGGACCTGGCCAGCATGCGCGCCTTCGTGGCAAGCGGCGCGCATCTGAAGGCGATGAAGAATTTTCGGCAGCTCGGAAGCGGCCGGACCCATGGTTTCGCCTGCGACGAAATTCCCGAGTGGAGCACCGTCTACGACCTCTGGAGGCGCGATGGTCGCGATATCTGA
- a CDS encoding putative bifunctional diguanylate cyclase/phosphodiesterase — protein sequence MWQALTCLPAQHDLSYVIAAALVCVLGSLLSMRLLARVRRNTGMRRLHLLFLSGLVAGGTVWTTHFAAMLGYNAPVARAFEPALSFASLMIAVILAWVGFFMTTRTRLGPAIEGGGAIFGLGIAAMHYTGMAGFEIPGVLGWNYPLVALSVVFAAGFGAVAANRIARPITRFCKYGGTLAMILAIVSLHFTGMAAVTIYPVFDMAVPPQTLSDTFMITSVIVGVSLMMAMGASAYAIDLQAANEATESYKQLAMHDPLTGLPNRNGLSQRLHDLIAGRGDDTARVVVLAIDLDRFKDINDVHGHIGGDYLLQQVARRISGELREGEFLARIGGDEFVAVKSEIFARGEAVKFAERLRKVVLEPVEWQHQTLAVGCSIGVALFPEHGQTGECLTQRADLAMYRAKSLGRGKICTYEPSMDEASRTRAELAIDLKRALIGNELELYYQVQNDTQTGGIVGFEALIRWNHPQKGRIPPDAFIPIAEETGLIIEIGDWVMRTACQTAARWRLPYKVAVNVAPMQLNHDLSRRVAEILKETGLPPARLEIELTESGIIADRQHALQVVLALKSIGVTVAMDDFGTGYSSLSTLQAFPFDKIKVDKSFVQAVETSVHAAAIVKATLLLGRSLNIPVLAEGVETTRHLDFLREEGCDSVQGYLFGRPMPVDVINRMIDEQKAAEPGQEAQDERAKVVAA from the coding sequence ATGACCTCAGCTACGTCATAGCTGCGGCGCTCGTCTGCGTGCTGGGCTCGCTGCTGTCGATGCGGCTGCTGGCGCGGGTTCGTCGCAATACCGGCATGCGGCGGTTGCATCTGCTGTTCCTGTCCGGACTGGTTGCGGGCGGCACCGTCTGGACCACCCATTTTGCGGCCATGCTCGGCTACAATGCGCCGGTCGCGCGCGCCTTTGAACCAGCGCTGTCGTTTGCTTCGCTGATGATCGCCGTGATCCTGGCCTGGGTGGGATTCTTCATGACGACCCGCACGCGGCTCGGACCCGCGATCGAGGGCGGCGGCGCGATCTTCGGTCTTGGCATCGCCGCGATGCATTACACGGGGATGGCGGGTTTCGAGATCCCGGGCGTGCTCGGCTGGAACTACCCGCTCGTTGCACTCTCCGTCGTGTTCGCGGCCGGCTTCGGCGCCGTGGCCGCCAACCGCATTGCGCGGCCGATCACCCGCTTCTGCAAATATGGCGGCACGCTCGCGATGATCCTGGCGATCGTCTCGCTGCATTTCACCGGCATGGCCGCCGTGACGATATACCCGGTCTTCGACATGGCCGTGCCGCCGCAGACCCTGTCCGACACTTTCATGATCACCAGTGTCATCGTCGGGGTCAGCCTGATGATGGCGATGGGAGCCTCGGCCTACGCGATCGACCTGCAGGCCGCCAACGAAGCGACCGAAAGTTACAAGCAACTGGCGATGCACGACCCGCTCACCGGTCTGCCGAACCGCAACGGCCTGTCGCAGCGGCTGCACGATCTGATTGCCGGACGTGGCGACGACACCGCGCGCGTCGTCGTGCTGGCGATCGATCTCGATCGCTTCAAGGACATCAACGACGTCCACGGCCATATCGGAGGCGACTATCTGCTGCAGCAGGTGGCACGGCGCATCTCCGGCGAATTGCGGGAGGGCGAGTTCCTGGCCCGGATCGGCGGCGACGAATTCGTCGCCGTCAAGAGCGAGATTTTCGCGCGCGGAGAGGCGGTGAAGTTCGCCGAGCGGCTGCGCAAGGTCGTGCTCGAGCCGGTCGAGTGGCAGCATCAGACCCTTGCGGTCGGTTGCAGCATCGGCGTTGCCCTGTTTCCCGAGCACGGGCAGACCGGCGAGTGTCTCACCCAGCGCGCCGACCTTGCGATGTATCGCGCGAAGAGCCTCGGCCGCGGCAAGATCTGCACCTATGAGCCGTCGATGGACGAGGCCAGCCGCACCCGCGCCGAGCTTGCGATCGATCTGAAGCGCGCGCTGATCGGCAACGAGCTGGAACTGTACTATCAGGTCCAGAACGATACGCAGACCGGAGGGATCGTCGGCTTCGAAGCCCTGATCCGCTGGAACCACCCGCAGAAGGGGCGAATCCCGCCGGATGCCTTCATTCCGATCGCGGAAGAGACCGGCCTGATCATCGAGATCGGCGACTGGGTGATGCGGACGGCCTGCCAGACCGCCGCGCGGTGGCGCCTGCCGTACAAGGTCGCGGTGAACGTCGCGCCGATGCAGCTGAACCACGACCTGTCGCGGCGGGTCGCGGAAATTCTGAAGGAAACGGGACTGCCGCCGGCGCGGCTGGAGATCGAGCTGACCGAGAGCGGCATCATCGCCGACCGCCAGCATGCGCTCCAGGTGGTGCTTGCCCTGAAGAGCATTGGCGTGACCGTCGCCATGGACGATTTCGGCACCGGCTATTCCTCGCTGTCGACGCTGCAGGCCTTTCCGTTCGACAAGATCAAGGTCGACAAGAGCTTCGTCCAGGCGGTCGAGACCAGCGTGCATGCGGCCGCGATCGTCAAGGCGACGCTGCTGCTCGGGCGCAGTCTCAACATTCCCGTGCTGGCCGAGGGCGTCGAGACCACGCGTCATCTGGATTTCCTCCGCGAGGAAGGCTGTGACAGCGTGCAGGGCTATCTGTTCGGCCGACCGATGCCGGTCGATGTCATCAACCGGATGATCGACGAGCAGAAAGCCGCGGAACCCGGGCAGGAGGCACAGGACGAGCGCGCGAAGGTCGTGGCCGCCTGA